In Pseudomonadota bacterium, the sequence CTCGAGCGCATCGAGGCCCCCGAATCGAGCAGGGCCTGCACGAAGTGCAGACCGACGAAGCCAGTGCCGCCCGTCACCAGGACGCGCATCTATGTCCGCACGGCCGATCGCGCGGCGGCAGCTTCGGTCGCAAGCGCCACAAGG encodes:
- a CDS encoding NAD(P)-dependent oxidoreductase encodes the protein MRVLVTGGTGFVGLHFVQALLDSGASMRS